GCTATCTCTGGGATttcaggaatattaatctgagcaCCCACTGTTGTAAAAGTTCCCTTCCCCCATATATTTATGGGTATTTCAGTCACATAAGGCTTTAGCTTTCTTTTTGACCTTCCAGTCCCAGTCCCACACAATTAACCCATCTTACACTTTATTTTATCTGAGATAACTTTTGAATTCCTAGAAACTGGATATGATAAACCTTTTTACATGGCCATTCTGAATTCCACGATTTTTGTGAAATGACAGTGATCATTTTTTGATAGTAATCAAATGATAATGGATCAGCTCCTGAATCCATCAAACCTTGTATTTCAATaccatttatttgtaattttaattttgtcctCTGATTATTTACAACTGTTTTTCAGAACTTCCAAACCCTCCTGttctactggagcagctttgctTTTGATGCAGGGAAACAGTAGCAGATGAGCAATCCAATCACCTGTGTTCATTTgcatatctctttctctctctctctctctcacacacacacacacacacacacacatattataattttaatttctcctttgacATCTTCACCTATAATTCCTGGATGTACAACGAATCCTTGGGAAGTCAGCCAACCCTTCCTAAGATCTTCCCTACTATCCAATTGGGCAAAGGATCATACATTCTAGCAGACATTTTATGACAGTTTTTGGGGAGAGAGTAAGATGTTTATCTATGGCCAAGTCTAGAGAGGTATTGCCTACAGTATCTTGCATTAGATCTGTCATACTTATTTAAGGTTTTTCTGCCTGCTTGTTAGTTTCTTGATGACAAGAAACAAATGGCTTGTGCTTTTTGCTGTAGGGCCTTTAGCCAAGCTCCCAAAGCTGTTTCCTAATGGTAAGATCTTGTCTTGGATATCTCTTTTGGATTTACACTCAGTGGTCCAATGGCAACCCTTGAAACATCACCTTCATACTTTTGGAATAATTCCTTCTGgtatatattcagaaaaaaacatttcccttagagatattttgttttctttctttttttgctgtgtgtgtaaAGTACTGCATTTCTTGCAGTTAACGCACTGGGCATTTTGAGATCTGAGACCTTTAGTGCCTTGGTCTTAGTTTCTTTGCAAATGACCATATTTCATGCAGTTGAAGCACTGGGCATTTTGATATTGGAGATCTCTAGCTATAGCTTAATGTATTATATTAGCATGGTGCACATTAGAACCAATATCGGCCATATTTCTTCTCCACACACCCAAGTGCATTGCCCATGCCTTTAACGGTACTTTCTTTGCATttagtatttgtattttcatatgcTGAGGTTTCTAACAACAGCTGTCTGGCATCAAGGTCTGACGTAGCTCTCTTTACAGCTGAGACTAATCTTTGTCAGATTTCAGTGGCGGCTTCTCCAGATCCTTGTATAACCTTTGTAAATGGCGGGGGTCTTACCCGGTGCTTCTCAAAATTGTTCCTAACTCTTCAAGCCACTAGCAACACTGCTCTATAGTAATGTCAAATTGATTCTCTTCTTGTATTTCAGAGTACTAGcagttagtcttttttttttttttttttttttttttgtttggtttttttcgagacagggtttctctgtgtagccctggctgtcctggactcactctgtagaccaggctggcctcgaactcacagcgatccgcctgcctctgcctcccgagtgctgggattaaaggtgtgcgccaccactcccggctcagCAGTTAGTCTTTTACTACATTTATTCCTCTCACTGTATTTTGCTGTTCAATATTCGCAGGCCCTTGCTTTCACCACATTAACCATTGTAATTACAGACTGGCCTCTACTACAGCTATCACCAATCCCTTCCAGGCTTggggaataattctattttgagaAGACCAGTTATTCACCATTTGTTTCACGTAAGGCGAGTACATCCGAGTACATCCATATGAAAACATGGCCTCCTTAAAATGCCTTAGATCTATCATTTTTATAGGACGCCATCCTTTCTTGTTATAATTTTGTTCCACCCTGTTAGCGGGCATGCTGTACAACTACTGGAAAAACTGACAGCGATCTCCAAACCCTGGCCACCCCTCCTTCCACTCTGATGGCACAGTTGTTTCAAGATTAACCCCTTTCTCTTGAAATGGGTTGTTTCAAGAGACCCTCTTCCCATCCCATTCAGATTTTCTCTCACCTGACCAGCCTCTGGTGCAGTTTCTTTTGCTCTTTCCTCCTGTGAGAAAGTTCTgcgcacgctctctctctctttctctctcccctgccccccccccccacagggtttctctgtgtagccttggctgtcttggactcactttgtagaccaggctggcccgttCTCTTGCACAGTGATCAGACCTTAGTCTCTTTGTCCTCCCTCTTCCAGTATTTCTTGCTTTCCAAGAGCTTTGCCCTCCACCACATTTTTTCCAGTTGCCCTGCCAATTCTGTaaccctttcagaaaagagctgaGTTAACCGTTTTTCTACCATGTCTGCCATTTTTCCTCCGGTCCCTCCACTCCATTTCCAGCCACAATTTTTCCAACTGCTCAGTcattctctaattttttttttcttttttcttttttgaaacagaatataGAAAATCCCCTCTGGGAGCAAACCAGGAAATATCCCAGAGGTGTAAACACAATAAATGTTTTGCTGTCATCTTGAAACAAATATACATTCTTTCAAACTAAATTTCCCATCCTGCCTACCCCCATGTGTAGCTGGCGCCACTTGTAGCCAGCacttgctactttgtgggttcttttttccacccttctccaccccattgcttcttccctttcaaccttgtaacactagataggagaggacAAAAAGGATAAAGGGGAAAGGAAGCAacattatcattagactacttacTGTTGATTAGGGATGttaggttccttggggcaaggttgatctttgccatcaggatatctaatttcttcttgtttctctgtgaGTGATTACTTAACAACGACCAACAGCAACCAATGTCATCCAACCAGTAACCAGCCACTCACACCATCTCTCAGGGCCCTGGAAtgtatataccctctgaaaagtccccagaattctaaaTGTCACACAATTACAGACAGTATCTGCCTCTGCTAAAGCATAAGGCAACTCCTACTTACCTGCTGTGATGAAGCTCCATGTACTCACAtctaagattaaaacaaaaccatagtcCCATAatattcctgtttttaaaagaaacctaaattacaaaattctcactacatccCGATCATATTAGAAGATATCCATAAAGGGAGatatggttggttggtttaggtgttttgtttctttgttgttttgagacaggttcttgctaCATAGTTATGCCATCCCGAAACTCACTGTGTggtccaagctggcctgaaactcagaaaaatccatctgtctctatctcccaagtgctgggattacaggcacgcagacactacacccagctgttaaaaaaacaaaaaacaaaaaaacctatctttgaataagagaatgaaaagaaaatataagatttaAACAGGAACCATCATTGTTTTGATCAATAGAAACACTTCTTGGAATAGTACAATGCACCAATTACAATTGGTAGTTTCTTATATTctcaataatttattttctttgatttctgaatttcatcttttttgtttgttttttcaagacagggtctctctgtgtagccttggctgtcctggactcactttgtagaccaggctgggctcgaactcacagtgattgcttgcctccgcctcctgagtgctgggattacaggcgtgcaccaccacacctggctctgaatttcatctttaataaatttTACCCATATGTACACACCTGTGTTATGTTGTGCATTTgccagtcagaagacaacttacagtTATCTAGTCCCTAGTTTCTCTAGAAGAGTTCTAGAGATCAAACCCATGTGGCCAAGTTTTGCAAGTACTTTCAACCGGTGAGTGAACTTACTGGCCCTTATTTaggtttcaaaaatatttatgtatgtgctgtCAGGTGTAGTAATGAGAGAAGAATGAGCATGAGCAATGTGAGTCTCCACATTACACTCAGCTGATCAGATTTAGCAGcaatcacctttacccactgaggcaatTCTCTGgtattcatttgtgtttctgagaaagtgctaagAACATGTACTAATTCCTCAGAATGAACTAACATAACCAATAAAAAGGATATTagtataaaatcattttcatttgcaagtaagGTTTATTATTCGCGTTATGCTGTGTTCCTCTATCCTTGGATGATAACCTGTAAACAAGACAATATTTTAATGGTGAATGGTTCTACTAATCTTACATGAGCCcccgggagatggctcagtgggaaaaatgTGCTCGGTGTGCAAGGCTTTACGGCACTTATTAGATTCAAAGTGTTTCTCAGAGTAGGAATTCATACATGGCTCTGTAACATGCAGAGGCGTTATCACAATGATCACATTCTTAGTATGAGTCCTCTGATGTGTTTGAAGATGACACTGATGTGCCAAAGCTTACTCCATCAATTACATTCCTAGGGTTtctttccagtttaaaaaaattgTGATCATGAAGACTACTCTGACATGCAAAAGGGTTGACCACATTGACTATACTCAAGAGTTTCTTTCCAGTATGACTTCTTTCAATGTATTTGAAGATGACATGCTTTGCCATACTGATTACATTAATTACGTTTCTCAACattatgatgtttttcatgatttCGAATACTACTACGacttgcaaaggctttaccacattgattacactcatagggtttctctccactatgacttctttcatgtatttgaagaCTAAAGCGACgtgtaaaggctttaccacattgattacatgcataaggtttttctccagtgtgagtTCGTTCATGCCTCTGAAGACTAATGCAATGTAGAAAAGCTTTTCCACAtcgattacattcatagggtttctctccagtgtgactTCTTTCATGTATATAAAGATCACTAcgacgtgcaaaggctttaccacattgagtacactcatagggtttctctccagtgtgagttctttcatgtttttgaagGCTACTgcgacatgcaaaggctttaccacattcattacaatcatagggtttctctcctgtatgagttCTTTTGTGTATTAGAAGGTTACTACGACATGCAAATGCTTTACTACATTCATTGcagacatagggtttctctcctgtgtgagttCTTTTGTGTACTTGAAGAGAACTGTGACTCGGAAAGGCTTTACCACAGTGTTCACATTCgtagggtttttctccagtatgacTTCTTTCATGTATATGAAGATTATAGcaatatgcaaaggctttaccacactgagtGCATTCATATGGTTTCTGAAGGGTATGGTGTTCTTTATGATTTTGAAGACTTCTATAACgggcaaaggctttaccacattgattacatacATGGAGTTTCTCTCCGGTGTGACTTCTTTCATGTTTGTGAAGAACACTGCTATATGCAAAAGCTTTACCACACTTATGGCAGTCATAGGGTTTTTCTCCTGTGTGAGTTCTTTTGTGTCTTTGAAAATTACTGCGACATGCAAATGCCTTACCACATTCATTGCaaacatagggtttctctcctgtatgagttcttttgtgtgtttgaagATTACTGTGACATGAAAATGTTTTCCCACATTCATTGCAATAATAGCGTTTCTTTCCTTTATGActtcttttgtgtatttgaagAGAAGTGTGACTTGGAAAGGATTTACAACagtgattacattcataaggtttttctctagtgtgatttttttcatgttctcGAAGACTAGGGAAATTTGAAAAGATCTGACTCCATTGATTATGTTCATGGAGTTCCTCTTCAGAGTGGATTCTTTCATATAGTTGAAGAACACTGCTTGATGCAAAGCTACATTGCTTCTTCCTATATCTCTTGCATTCACAAAGCTTGTATCCAGAGAGGTGACTGATGTCACATCTGTTCAAGGAGAAATAGAAAACGAAAGATTTTCACACTGTACTTACATAGGTTAAATTTTTGTTCCCCATAGATATGTGCTGTAGAGAGTAAGGCTTCTCCATGAGAACAACCCTCTTGCCTCCCATAAAATGTTCCTCTCACTGAACTTTGGAAAGTCATTAAGTATATGAGTAACACTAGCTTTACTATGGACTATTTGCTTAAAGCCATGCTTATTTACAccctgcttttctttaaaatgcaggGCCCATTAAAATTTCATCAATGACGCATTTATGTCAGCTGCACATGAAATttaccttccatgtcttctagGACTCTGACAGTGTTCCTCAATATTCTGGTCTTCCAATTTGTAACCTAAAATATAGTAGCAGAAAATTTACACTATATTATTAGATACGATTCAAATTTAAAGTTAGTATCTCTGAGACACTAACATGAGAACCACGTCTGATTATTCAGCACATTCCTCCTCTTTCACAACAGAAATCACATCAGTGCACCATTAGCCAACATATGCTTGTCACCTGGTTTAGACAATGAGTGACAACTAACACTCTTACCTACAGCTGTGAGGTTCCAGTAGGtttccagcatcacatctttgtagagactcttctgggaaggatccagcaaagcccactcttcctgaGAGAAGGTCACATGCACGTCCTCACAGGTCACTGCATCCTGAAGCATCCCATATAGGTGTATAATAGAAATAGTGAGATGTAATGATTGTAAGTTgagaatacatttataaaaatttggGTGCTTCACTCATTTATTCCATGTCACAGACTTTCAAAAGCAGTCACCAAGTCATgttagaaagaaacagaaaaggagggtCACACCTCCCATTTCTGGACCCACTGAATCCCATGTGGCATTGCCAGAGACACGGTCATGGACAGATAATACAGAGAGACACTCAAACACTTGAGAATACATTAGCAAAACTGTATCAAAATCCCTAACTTCTAAAAAGGATGGACAAGATGGATGTGGTgattcacacctttaattccagacctcagaggcagagacaggtgaatttctATGATTTGCAGGCCAGTCTAGTTTATGTAGTAATTTCcatgacagtcagggctacatagtggagaccctgtctgaaggaaggataaacctgtttttgttatgatcccaagtgtgggatcagaacagtcttgtgagaacaggCGAGGTTAATCCAccagaagaccaaccacctcgtgcgggagcttgattgttgccagctgaaaagatcctatGAACGGACTCTGGgatgagatatataaatgagcttAAAACTGGAGGCGgagcctttggagacttgagatagttttggctgttcatcgctgcacttcgagaggctcctagagagaaccgcttgagggaaggcttcagggctccagctcctgctgaggttctgggttctggttgctccaggctccagcagaagaaatcctgctgattacgccaggaaaATCATCcttcggaactgatatccttccagttttgttattgtattctttaatcctcttttcctactgttttggttagtcgggttataaagggacatatgcttggttaataagttcgtaataaaaatatattggttaagaaaattgagcctacacctgtctcacaaaacaaacaaacaaaaaggatagaAAGAACTTAGGGGCTTACTTGAAATTCTTCCAGAGAGTCAAACACTCACCCCATTTCAACACTAGTCTATCAGAAAACTGAAgtgccaagggctggagagatggctcagtggttaagagcactgcctgctcttccaaaggtcctgagttcaattcccagcaaccacatggtggctcaaaaccatctataatgtgatctgatgccctcttctgtagataaagcacccatatacaatacataaataaataaatcttaaaaaaaaaaaagaaaactgaagtgcCCTGGGTTAATCCATAAGAGAGATATAATATTCTAATATGGGAATGCATTTTAATAATGACTGACAGATCAAagagttttcaaaaatattaacaaataaatgatccaaaatcaaaacaaaaaagcataagGGAGAAAGATGTGTTAACAATTAAGATCACATGTTGCAGAGGACCTTgatcaatccccagcactcacttggaggctcacaaccattcataactccaggTTAAGAGactccaatgctctcttctggcttcagtaAACACTAGGCACacaatcctccccccccccctttccctttctctctcaaaaatatACACAAAGGTAGGGAGAATGTTAAACACCTACAATCCAATGACTCTGAAGACTCAGTAGTGATGTCGTGAACGAATGCCATTATGCTGAAGGAAATAATAACCTCTGCCAAAATTTAGGTCAAGATGAGAGTAAACCTCAGCACAAGAGTAAATGCTTGACATGTATGAAAACCTAATTCCAtcagccaaaaaataaaaataaataaaaataaaaaacataaagacagaaaaatagcaTAGCAAAGAAAAGCAGTTGTTACTGtttcatcttacatttttaaGGACGGAGTCTGTAATGGTGGTGTTGTGGCTGCAGGCTACTCAGTTTGAACCACCAGAAAAGATAAGAAGATGAAGTGTTGTGAGGGTATAAACACTGAAAGCCCAGCCCCAGAGACTAACTTCCTCCAGAAGGGATCCTCCTCCTAAAGATTCCATAAGCACCCAAATTAAAGCCACAAAAATGAGACAAGTGCTGAGTGATATCATCCTACCTGGGAGATTTTTTCATTCAACCCATCCCATTTCAACACGGGTTATGATATGCTCTCAGTTACCCCATATGCTAAATGTATTTAGTTGAACTTGAAAGATTCCCCATACTATAAAACAGTCCCAACACCGTTCCAATGCCCAATGTTTCTTCATAAACTCAAGGCAAGATATTAACTGTGACAtcctgcaaaacaaacaaacaagcaaacaaaacccaaatcatATTTTCATAacacacaatggcacagaatacacATTTCCTTTCCAATGAATTAAGAAAAGACTGGACCAGGGAAAAAAACTGTAACTTTACTGGGCAAAAGCCAAGTCTTGCAGCTCTGTGTCAGACACTTGGGATTCCAGTTTTGTTGGGCGTAGATGCCTCATCCTCTCTGACACTTCTCATCTTTGTTCATGGCTTCATATAACAGGGCAAATGCCATGTGACTTCCTGGTTACTATAAATACATGGCATAAACCAAATGTCAACAACCATAAACTTCCCGGTGTCACTGAGCCCTAAGGGGATTACTCCATTAATACTAAGAAGATGTCAGATTGTCATGCTGCGcatttgctttgatttgtttttgacaCACTGCTTTACCTGATGTCCTTACGAGAAAAATGAAGAATTCTCTTAGCCATGTACTCTACCAAACAGCCAGGTATCAAAGGAAGCTGCTAATGCTCCACAACACTTGGACTTCATAGACTCATGTGAATTTGCATCAGCCTAGACAGTCAACCTTGGGGATGCACACAAACCAAGAGAACCAAAATAATAGATTTCTGGTTGCTAGTCAAGCTGCTGCCAGCGAGTGGCTATGACAAATGGAGGCTGCCAATACAGGCTACAACGGATCTTAATGCCTTACTTCGTGCTCTTGCCCTTAATAGtaatctccatgcctgattttTCCCTGAAACACACTCAGGATTCCTGTTTCACCTGTTATACCCATTGTTGTGTCTGCCCAAGCATGCCCTCtgaacttgaattttattttcatttttcagttgtTCTCACATAAACAAGCTACAGACAAAAGAACATTTTAACACTGTTTCCTTTTCaattaatttagattttttttttttttttttttttttttttttttttgtattctgcATGCCATAGCCCTTAAACTATGAGTATTGGATATAACATcggattttgggggtggggaagaaaagagtttatttcactcaAAGCTTCATAAAACTGTTCATCATCAGAAACAgtgagggcagaaactcaagcagggcgggaacctggaggcagaagctgatgcagaggccatggagggtgctgtgtactggcttgctcagactgcttccttatagaacccaggaccactagtcCCTGGTGATAtagctcacagtgggctggaccctgaCTAATTATTACtataagaaaatgccccccaccaccactttttattctttgtgaatttcacattatgcgTCCCAGTCCTACTCCTCCCTGTTCCTTTGCATTGCCCTTTTGCCCTcgcaacctcccccccccctctgaaACCACAAATCTCATTGTAGAAGCTGTGGTGTAGCCACAGTGTGCCCCAGAGTACATCCTTTTGCCTATACTTCATTACTTGCAAGTGTTCATTGCAACAAGTCACAGGTCtggttgtcttctggcttctagtaacactgtcaatactggatcctcaccagggcTGCTCTCACATACCACGTTGTTGTTCtgggtcatggagatcctgcagctttgggtctcTGCAGGCATAAGGccattgtgtagtttaaattctgatttcctatctaaatgttgtataaactctgctcctcaattgtccccctatgtcaataaagcaacttacag
This genomic interval from Acomys russatus chromosome 31, mAcoRus1.1, whole genome shotgun sequence contains the following:
- the LOC127212642 gene encoding zinc finger protein 431-like → MLANGYKLEDQNIEEHCQSPRRHGRCDISHLSGYKLCECKRYRKKQCSFASSSVLQLYERIHSEEELHEHNQWSQIFSNFPSLREHEKNHTREKPYECNHCCKSFPSHTSLQIHKRSHKGKKRYYCNECGKTFSCHSNLQTHKRTHTGEKPYVCNECGKAFACRSNFQRHKRTHTGEKPYDCHKCGKAFAYSSVLHKHERSHTGEKLHVCNQCGKAFARYRSLQNHKEHHTLQKPYECTQCGKAFAYCYNLHIHERSHTGEKPYECEHCGKAFPSHSSLQVHKRTHTGEKPYVCNECSKAFACRSNLLIHKRTHTGEKPYDCNECGKAFACRSSLQKHERTHTGEKPYECTQCGKAFARRSDLYIHERSHTGEKPYECNRCGKAFLHCISLQRHERTHTGEKPYACNQCGKAFTRRFSLQIHERSHSGEKPYECNQCGKAFASRSSIRNHEKHHNVEKRN